The genomic DNA CGCCCCCGCGCGCTTGTCCCAGGAAACAGCCACGGTGCCATACGCCGTCCACGCGCCCGTGGTGCCCTTGCGGCCCTGCATCGCGATCCACTGGTGGCCGGAGTAGCCCCGCTGCGCCGCGAGCAACTCGGAGTCGTAGTAGATCTGCAGATCGCCGTTCGCTCGCTGGAAGAGGAACGGCGCGCCCACGAACCAGGTGGTGGGCCCCGCGACGGTGCTGTCGTAGACCCAGCTGTCTCCGTCGTTGTCGCTCCGGGTGACGGTGACGCGCCACTGGCCTCCGGAGAACTCGCGGAAGGCACAGAAGATGGTGCGCGTGCCCGGGATGGCCCGCATCGTCACGTCGCCGAACTCCACGTTCGGGTTGCTGGCGACGGAGCCGTGGGCGTACCAGCTCGCGCCATTGTCGCGGCTCGCCCAGACCGTGATGCCGTGGCCCGTGCTCGCCCCGCCGATCAGGATTCCATCGGAGCGGCGGGTGATGCTTCGGATCGGTGCTCCGCCGCTCGCCATCAGGACGCCCCAGCCCCCGCTCGGGAGCGCCGCTTCGCTCCGCACGAGGGTCTCGGCACCCTCCATGGGGTGCTCCTCGGGCGCGCACGCGAACAGCGGCGCGGTGAGGAGGGTCACCGCCGTCAGCAGCGGGCGATGCATACGGGAGAAGGAACTGCGGCTTGATGGAGAGGTCCGGGTCATGGCGGTCAGCGTGCCGGGAGCCACATCCTTGGATCAATGGATTAAACCGTAAAACCAGATGACCAGATGCGTCACGCGGACGAGCCATGGAGGCAGTTTGAAGCCCGTCCCCCAGCCTGCCCTCCCAGCGGTCGTGGATGCC from Melittangium boletus DSM 14713 includes the following:
- a CDS encoding sialidase family protein, translated to MHRPLLTAVTLLTAPLFACAPEEHPMEGAETLVRSEAALPSGGWGVLMASGGAPIRSITRRSDGILIGGASTGHGITVWASRDNGASWYAHGSVASNPNVEFGDVTMRAIPGTRTIFCAFREFSGGQWRVTVTRSDNDGDSWVYDSTVAGPTTWFVGAPFLFQRANGDLQIYYDSELLAAQRGYSGHQWIAMQGRKGTTGAWTAYGTVAVSWDKRAGALNREGMVTVVQLGGDRLMAVVEGVEPFATGGAHANVIYAVQSWDGGKTWDDSLRRTVYQPRIDPGSGRRYNAYVPYAIRVGNGPVGVAFCTDEDKAGAPDASNAPVDQRNCHVGYVSTTTSFETWSGASPVWTATSRNYTPGLFERALNDVIVVIDGLGTNRVLRR